A DNA window from Gemmatimonadota bacterium contains the following coding sequences:
- a CDS encoding DUF192 domain-containing protein, which translates to MRRIDVRNATRQSVLGGRVAVAGTHWTRLRGMLGRPEPAPGEGLLIVPCKGIHMYGMKYALDVVFLDQEGTVVDLRPELAPGTRTGFIKGSHYALEIPTGTIEASGTRVGDKLVWQPVAAERVLAEVAPEPSDASRAQASSQEHVLSP; encoded by the coding sequence ATGCGGCGTATCGACGTGCGCAACGCCACGCGCCAGAGCGTACTGGGCGGACGCGTGGCGGTGGCGGGCACGCACTGGACGCGGTTGCGGGGGATGCTCGGGAGGCCCGAGCCGGCACCCGGCGAGGGCTTGCTGATCGTGCCGTGCAAGGGCATCCACATGTACGGAATGAAATACGCCCTGGATGTGGTGTTCCTCGACCAGGAGGGCACCGTCGTGGACCTGAGACCGGAGTTGGCGCCGGGCACGCGTACCGGCTTCATCAAGGGCTCGCACTACGCCCTGGAGATTCCCACAGGGACCATAGAGGCCAGCGGCACGCGCGTCGGCGACAAGCTCGTCTGGCAACCGGTCGCAGCGGAGCGGGTGTTGGCCGAGGTCGCGCCCGAGCCGTCCGACGCCTCGCGCGCGCAAGCATCGTCACAAGAGCACGTCCTCTCCCCGTGA
- a CDS encoding tetratricopeptide repeat protein — translation MATGGGGYLPRFLLIAAALTVVSMGALYVLYDPPPGLSQSDVFGSPVARNAPRRDPVRPTGGVTPRRTNELPALARETPPERPAPPLRVQGAPGTTLDRARAAVGAGDYAAARRLFETLSERDRPFGVRREYARALAWGGQPQAAARELEALTSARPDDAGLWLELARYRWWAAQPVPARSAVLRVLDVRPGDVEATALLREIRGGLRPSAAEAAAWLAENDAPLERLWLGRALAREDRHGEALVHLRYAAWSGEFADSLWLEYAAAAAQADSAAATADALDRYAQRADPSRDVRVRLARALAWAGRTDEALATYSALLASADDPTLRIERARLLARQERWEEARRDLRTALAERPQDPDGLLLLADIEWWAGSSPDAARLYESALEARPDDQRAARGLELASAALEARPPAPDSTQRPPPAGRWSAINETFGDNQAFRWFSNAVTRTWFGERAVWSVSGRSDVLQGFPVDDLDLTAVGFALSGQARFTTSDRTWLTLGLGAHGFERAGTHPTATVGITWDPRPGTRLEAAYDLGPAVRRSATSAAVGADVMSHLVRGGVATRAGSWSLSVASENEFLASDLGETWRIGASLDARRPLGAGFSALAGVAFVGTTGDSPALDGDPLYWTPDYYVAPSVGLAYERKIGVDRFAGLRVRPSYVFVRERGPERRFFDEEVFFLGAGLDMNLAGDGWDVLASMDWTGAAFEDGYRGALLSVQWVTRPTWP, via the coding sequence GTGGCGACTGGCGGGGGCGGCTACCTCCCGCGGTTCCTGCTGATCGCGGCGGCCCTCACCGTGGTGAGCATGGGGGCGCTGTACGTCCTGTACGACCCGCCGCCAGGACTGTCGCAGTCGGACGTCTTCGGCAGCCCCGTGGCGCGCAACGCTCCGCGGCGGGATCCCGTTCGACCGACCGGCGGCGTTACGCCGCGCCGAACGAACGAGCTGCCCGCGCTGGCGCGTGAGACCCCGCCCGAACGTCCCGCGCCGCCTCTGAGGGTGCAGGGCGCCCCCGGCACGACGCTGGACCGGGCGCGCGCCGCCGTGGGGGCTGGTGACTACGCCGCGGCCCGCCGACTTTTCGAGACCCTGTCCGAGCGCGACCGTCCGTTCGGCGTCCGCCGGGAATACGCACGCGCGCTGGCGTGGGGCGGCCAGCCGCAGGCCGCCGCGCGCGAGCTGGAGGCGCTGACGTCCGCGCGCCCCGACGACGCCGGGCTCTGGCTCGAGCTGGCGCGCTACCGCTGGTGGGCGGCGCAGCCGGTGCCGGCGCGCTCGGCCGTCCTCCGGGTACTGGACGTCCGGCCGGGAGACGTGGAGGCGACCGCTCTGCTGCGCGAGATCCGCGGCGGGCTGCGGCCGAGCGCCGCGGAGGCGGCGGCGTGGCTGGCCGAGAACGACGCGCCCCTGGAACGGCTGTGGCTCGGGCGCGCGCTGGCGCGCGAGGACCGCCACGGCGAAGCGCTGGTGCACCTGCGCTACGCGGCGTGGAGCGGTGAGTTCGCGGATTCGCTGTGGCTGGAGTACGCCGCGGCGGCGGCGCAGGCGGACTCCGCCGCCGCGACCGCGGACGCGCTCGACAGGTATGCGCAGAGGGCCGATCCGAGCCGCGACGTGCGCGTCCGGCTGGCGCGCGCGCTGGCCTGGGCCGGCCGTACGGACGAGGCCTTGGCGACCTACTCCGCCCTGCTCGCGTCGGCCGACGACCCGACGCTCCGCATCGAACGCGCCCGCCTGCTCGCGCGGCAGGAGCGTTGGGAGGAAGCGCGCCGGGATCTGAGGACCGCGCTTGCGGAGCGTCCCCAAGACCCCGACGGCCTGCTGCTGCTGGCCGACATCGAGTGGTGGGCGGGGTCTTCCCCCGACGCCGCCCGGCTCTACGAGTCCGCGCTGGAGGCCCGCCCGGACGACCAACGCGCCGCGCGCGGCCTGGAGCTGGCGAGCGCGGCGTTGGAGGCCCGCCCGCCCGCCCCCGATAGCACGCAGCGCCCGCCGCCCGCGGGCCGGTGGTCGGCAATCAACGAGACCTTCGGCGACAATCAGGCGTTCCGCTGGTTCTCCAACGCGGTCACGCGGACGTGGTTCGGCGAACGCGCGGTCTGGTCTGTTAGTGGCCGCTCGGACGTGCTACAGGGCTTCCCGGTCGACGATCTGGACCTGACCGCGGTCGGGTTCGCGCTGAGCGGCCAGGCGCGCTTCACGACCTCCGATCGCACCTGGCTGACGCTGGGCCTCGGCGCGCACGGGTTCGAGCGGGCAGGGACCCACCCCACCGCGACGGTGGGCATTACCTGGGATCCGCGCCCCGGCACCCGCCTGGAGGCGGCCTACGACCTGGGCCCCGCGGTCCGCCGGTCTGCCACCTCCGCGGCGGTCGGGGCCGACGTTATGTCCCACCTGGTGCGAGGCGGCGTCGCCACGCGAGCGGGGTCGTGGAGCCTGTCGGTGGCCTCCGAGAACGAGTTCCTGGCCTCCGATCTCGGCGAAACGTGGCGCATCGGTGCCTCTCTCGACGCGCGCAGGCCGTTGGGCGCCGGCTTCTCGGCGCTGGCCGGGGTCGCGTTCGTGGGTACGACGGGGGACTCACCGGCGCTCGACGGCGACCCCTTGTACTGGACGCCGGACTACTACGTGGCGCCGAGCGTGGGCCTGGCCTACGAGCGCAAGATCGGCGTCGACCGATTCGCCGGCCTGCGGGTGCGCCCGTCCTACGTGTTCGTGCGCGAACGCGGCCCGGAGCGACGCTTCTTCGACGAGGAGGTGTTCTTCTTGGGCGCGGGGCTGGACATGAACCTCGCGGGCGACGGGTGGGACGTGCTGGCGTCGATGGACTGGACCGGCGCCGCCTTCGAGGACGGCTACCGGGGCGCTCTGCTCAGCGTCCAGTGGGTGACGAGGCCCACCTGGCCATGA
- a CDS encoding ATP-binding protein, whose amino-acid sequence MATAEMNAGAPPIARDSSEGWIPPVPESVEETGLSEEAVADLLLKVLYVQGARSGDSLTKTVALPFDIVDNVLLDLQQRRFIEVRNTQGHGRGGYTFDISGEGRERAREALEGNQYVGPAPVPLEHYRAATLKQSVGEVHITRSRIREGFDDLVLDEALFEALGPAVNSAKSLFLYGAPGNGKTHMAEIIARLMGSASVWVPFAIDVDGQVVVLFDPVHHQRVEKQVEEGDGSVDDLLVRKERPYDRRFVHIRRPIVMTGGELTMTQLDLEYDRHTKMYQAPFQVKANGGVLIIDDFGRQRVPPHELLNRWIVPLEKRRDYLTLHTGVKFPVPFDALIIFATNLDPSDLVDEAFMRRIHYKIEVPSPNRDQYEIIFERACEGRSIPYDPRAVEYIYRKYYGSIGIEPRGCHPRDITDHVLDYARYVEAEPKLTPELIDSACDSYFRVMAADDMREAGVG is encoded by the coding sequence GTGGCAACGGCTGAAATGAACGCGGGGGCGCCGCCCATCGCGAGGGACTCGAGCGAGGGCTGGATACCGCCGGTCCCAGAGAGCGTGGAGGAGACGGGCCTCTCGGAGGAGGCGGTGGCCGACCTGCTCTTGAAGGTGCTCTACGTGCAGGGCGCGCGCAGCGGGGACAGCCTCACGAAAACCGTGGCGCTGCCCTTCGACATAGTGGACAACGTGCTGCTGGACCTGCAGCAGCGCCGCTTCATCGAGGTCCGCAACACGCAGGGCCACGGACGCGGCGGCTACACCTTCGACATATCGGGCGAAGGTCGAGAGCGGGCCCGCGAGGCGCTGGAGGGGAATCAGTACGTCGGCCCCGCTCCGGTACCGCTGGAGCACTATCGTGCCGCCACCCTCAAACAGTCGGTGGGCGAGGTCCACATCACGCGCAGCCGGATCCGCGAGGGGTTCGACGACCTCGTGCTGGACGAAGCTCTATTCGAGGCACTCGGGCCCGCGGTGAACTCCGCCAAGTCGCTGTTCCTCTACGGGGCGCCGGGGAACGGCAAGACCCACATGGCCGAGATCATCGCCCGCCTGATGGGCAGCGCCAGCGTCTGGGTGCCGTTCGCGATCGACGTGGACGGTCAGGTCGTCGTGCTGTTCGATCCGGTCCACCACCAGCGGGTCGAGAAGCAGGTCGAAGAGGGCGACGGCAGCGTGGACGACCTGCTGGTCCGCAAGGAAAGGCCCTACGACCGCCGCTTCGTGCACATTCGGCGGCCCATCGTGATGACCGGCGGTGAGCTGACCATGACCCAGCTCGACCTCGAGTACGACCGGCACACGAAGATGTATCAGGCGCCCTTCCAGGTGAAGGCGAACGGAGGCGTGCTCATCATCGACGACTTCGGGCGCCAGCGGGTGCCGCCGCACGAGTTGCTCAATCGTTGGATCGTGCCGCTCGAGAAGCGGCGGGATTACCTGACGCTGCACACCGGCGTGAAATTCCCGGTGCCGTTCGACGCGCTGATCATATTCGCCACGAACCTCGATCCCAGCGACCTTGTGGACGAGGCGTTCATGCGGCGAATTCACTACAAGATCGAAGTGCCTAGCCCGAACAGGGACCAGTACGAGATCATCTTCGAGCGAGCCTGCGAGGGTCGCAGCATCCCTTATGATCCGCGCGCGGTGGAGTACATCTACCGCAAGTACTACGGGTCGATCGGGATCGAGCCGCGCGGGTGTCATCCGCGCGACATCACCGACCACGTGCTCGATTACGCCCGGTATGTCGAGGCGGAGCCGAAGCTGACGCCCGAGCTCATAGACTCGGCGTGCGACTCGTACTTCCGGGTCATGGCGGCCGATGACATGCGAGAGGCCGGCGTAGGCTGA
- a CDS encoding HD domain-containing phosphohydrolase — MQDLESARILIVDDEPANVRLIERVLRGEGFHHLVSTTDPTEVLTLFAKEKPDLILLDLWMPEKDGFQVLEDLVPWIPQDTYLPVLVLTGDTSADIKARALASGAKDFLTKPFSPGEVLLRIKNLLETRMLHLRAEVHNHLLEEMVRERTRDLHQARLEILQRLARAAEYRDDQTGEHTRRVGELAGRLASRIGAPEEHVELIRRAAPLHDVGKIGIPDGVLLKPGRLSPKELDLMRQHCAIGANLLSGSGVPLLDVAATIALTHHERWDGTGYPEGLKGESIPLAGRVVAVVDVFDALLHERPYKAAMELPETVQALEDGRGTHFDPVVLDAFLDMIRESLTGEPALGVEAAGELAAAHGRPTDGGRAA; from the coding sequence ATGCAAGATCTCGAGTCAGCTAGGATTCTGATCGTCGACGACGAGCCGGCCAACGTCCGGCTCATCGAGAGAGTGCTGCGCGGGGAGGGGTTTCACCACCTCGTGAGCACGACCGATCCCACGGAAGTCCTCACACTTTTCGCCAAGGAAAAGCCGGACCTGATCCTGCTGGACCTGTGGATGCCCGAGAAGGACGGCTTCCAGGTTCTCGAGGACCTGGTGCCGTGGATCCCCCAGGACACCTACCTGCCCGTTCTCGTGCTGACGGGAGACACGAGCGCGGACATCAAGGCGCGCGCTCTCGCCAGCGGAGCCAAGGACTTCCTCACCAAGCCGTTCAGCCCGGGCGAAGTGCTGCTGCGCATCAAGAACCTGCTGGAGACGCGCATGCTCCACCTCCGTGCGGAGGTGCACAACCACCTCCTGGAGGAGATGGTTCGCGAGCGCACGCGCGACCTGCACCAGGCGCGCCTGGAGATTCTACAGCGCCTGGCCCGGGCCGCGGAGTACCGCGATGACCAGACCGGCGAACACACCAGGCGAGTGGGCGAGCTGGCGGGCCGGCTGGCGTCGCGCATCGGCGCGCCCGAAGAGCACGTCGAACTGATCCGGCGCGCCGCGCCTCTGCACGACGTCGGCAAGATCGGGATTCCGGACGGCGTCCTGCTCAAGCCGGGCCGGCTTTCCCCCAAGGAGCTGGACCTGATGCGGCAGCACTGCGCAATCGGGGCGAACCTGCTCTCCGGCAGCGGCGTGCCCCTGCTGGACGTCGCCGCCACCATCGCGCTCACGCACCACGAGCGCTGGGACGGCACCGGCTATCCCGAGGGCCTGAAGGGGGAGAGCATCCCGCTCGCGGGCCGAGTGGTAGCGGTCGTCGACGTATTCGACGCGCTGCTCCACGAGCGTCCCTACAAGGCCGCGATGGAGCTTCCCGAAACGGTGCAGGCGCTGGAGGACGGCCGAGGCACGCATTTCGATCCCGTGGTACTGGACGCGTTCCTGGACATGATCCGCGAGAGCCTGACCGGTGAGCCCGCGCTCGGCGTTGAAGCCGCAGGGGAACTCGCTGCGGCGCACGGGCGACCGACGGATGGAGGTCGGGCCGCCTGA
- a CDS encoding ATP-binding protein — protein MDVGFLSSWDLIRDRLVGASRWKVMSGPIATATALVSMELMASFGVDIVPVPVVALLLVLYSAVVGGLLPGVTAAAFVTGYHAYFVAMPDRSLGAIDLRPFYILATAAPAAALAPRVVRDWFGELFLQNDTEKARALERARFLAEANALLDTSLGFDTTIERLACLPVPRMATWTAAYVYDEGGRLQRVAVHADAQELTSTLETAFRRAPLSPNHPHPLDGVLAVAGSGEVLRKEPDNRAHLALYARTNQERLELEALQPREILMVPMQARGRPLGAMVFARTGEGAGFSRHDAELASEFCMRASLAADSARLYDAAVSARAEAEAATVRVSGILESLTDGFLAFDEEWRFSYVNGTGERLCGRPRRELLGRDFWEAFPELLGTRFHRICLEAAEGRRARRMELQLHSFADAPWLEVNIFPSVNGVSMFCRDISSRREVEDALSHSEAQLRQSQKMEAVGRLAGGVAHDFNNILMSIMGYAELVNSRLPDDEALRSDMAEISRAAGRAQALTRQLLAFSRKQVHEPRPLDPNEVIEQVQRMLRRLIGEDVALVTHLDPAVGTVHGDPSQIEQVLLNLAVNARDAMPLGGILTIETANEAPDPARDFGSEVLTGPCVRISVTDTGEGIPEDVLPNIFEPFFTTKPRGKGTGLGLATVYGVVTQIGGDIAVRSVPGRGTRFDILLPRDAAPPVPLDGYAASMPADEPDPGDETSSATVAGDVESRRPSRSPGPARAGTPLTSNGIVILVVEDEDAVRRFVSDVLRLNGYEVVSAENGRLALDALASGVNPDLVLTDVVMPELGGRELAEHLVAERPSLRVLFMSGYAESEVAHQGALAPGTELLEKPFGSDALLDAVRTGLSRPESGAA, from the coding sequence GTGGACGTAGGGTTCCTCTCCTCCTGGGACCTGATCCGGGACCGGCTGGTGGGGGCGTCGCGCTGGAAGGTCATGAGTGGCCCGATCGCCACCGCCACCGCGCTCGTGTCCATGGAGCTGATGGCTTCCTTTGGCGTGGACATCGTTCCGGTACCGGTCGTCGCCCTGTTGTTGGTCCTGTACTCGGCGGTGGTAGGCGGACTTCTACCGGGGGTCACGGCCGCGGCGTTCGTGACCGGATACCACGCCTACTTCGTCGCGATGCCGGACCGCAGCCTGGGGGCCATCGACCTCAGACCGTTCTACATCCTCGCCACGGCGGCCCCGGCGGCGGCTCTCGCCCCGAGGGTGGTGCGGGACTGGTTCGGCGAGCTCTTCCTGCAGAACGACACCGAGAAGGCGCGGGCGCTGGAGCGCGCGCGCTTCCTGGCGGAAGCCAACGCGCTCCTCGACACCTCGCTGGGCTTCGATACGACGATCGAGCGGCTGGCCTGCCTGCCTGTCCCGCGGATGGCCACGTGGACGGCCGCCTACGTGTACGACGAAGGCGGCAGGCTTCAGCGGGTCGCGGTGCACGCGGACGCACAGGAACTGACCAGCACGCTGGAAACCGCCTTCAGGCGCGCGCCACTTTCCCCCAACCACCCGCACCCCCTCGACGGTGTCCTGGCGGTCGCCGGGTCGGGCGAGGTGTTGCGCAAGGAGCCCGACAATCGCGCCCACCTGGCGCTGTACGCGCGCACCAACCAGGAGCGCCTCGAGCTGGAGGCGCTACAGCCCCGAGAGATCCTGATGGTCCCCATGCAGGCGCGGGGACGCCCGCTGGGGGCGATGGTATTCGCGCGGACCGGTGAGGGCGCGGGCTTCTCGCGCCATGACGCGGAGCTCGCGAGCGAGTTCTGCATGCGCGCCTCGCTCGCGGCGGATAGTGCCCGGCTGTACGACGCGGCGGTGTCGGCGCGGGCGGAGGCGGAGGCGGCCACGGTCCGGGTCAGCGGCATCCTGGAGAGTCTGACCGATGGCTTCCTGGCCTTCGATGAGGAGTGGCGCTTCAGCTACGTCAACGGCACCGGGGAGCGTCTGTGCGGACGCCCACGACGGGAGCTCCTCGGGCGCGACTTCTGGGAGGCGTTCCCCGAGCTTCTCGGCACGCGCTTCCACCGGATCTGCCTGGAGGCGGCCGAGGGACGGCGCGCGCGCCGGATGGAGCTACAGCTCCACTCGTTCGCCGACGCGCCCTGGCTCGAGGTGAACATCTTCCCATCGGTGAACGGCGTGTCGATGTTCTGCAGGGACATCTCCTCCCGCCGGGAGGTGGAGGACGCCCTCTCTCATAGCGAAGCGCAGCTCCGCCAGTCGCAGAAGATGGAGGCGGTGGGCCGCCTCGCGGGTGGAGTCGCGCACGACTTCAACAACATCCTCATGTCGATCATGGGGTACGCGGAGTTGGTCAACAGCAGGCTGCCCGACGACGAGGCGCTGCGCTCCGACATGGCCGAAATCAGCCGTGCGGCGGGCCGGGCCCAGGCGCTCACACGCCAACTCCTGGCGTTCAGCCGCAAGCAGGTCCACGAGCCGCGGCCGCTGGACCCCAACGAGGTGATCGAGCAGGTCCAGCGTATGCTGAGGCGGCTCATTGGCGAAGACGTCGCCCTGGTCACTCACCTCGATCCGGCGGTGGGCACCGTGCACGGCGACCCGAGCCAGATCGAGCAGGTCCTGCTGAACCTGGCGGTGAACGCGCGCGACGCGATGCCGCTCGGCGGAATCCTGACAATCGAAACGGCCAACGAGGCGCCCGATCCCGCGCGCGACTTCGGCTCCGAGGTGCTCACCGGGCCGTGCGTGCGCATCTCGGTGACCGACACCGGCGAGGGCATCCCCGAGGACGTGCTCCCCAACATCTTCGAGCCCTTCTTCACCACCAAGCCGCGAGGCAAAGGCACCGGCCTGGGGCTGGCGACGGTGTACGGTGTCGTCACGCAGATCGGCGGCGACATCGCGGTGCGGAGCGTACCGGGCAGGGGTACGCGGTTCGACATTCTGCTCCCGCGGGATGCCGCGCCGCCGGTGCCCCTCGACGGGTACGCTGCATCAATGCCCGCAGACGAGCCGGATCCCGGCGACGAGACGTCCTCCGCCACGGTCGCCGGGGACGTCGAGAGCAGGCGTCCGAGCCGCTCGCCCGGCCCAGCGCGCGCCGGTACCCCCCTCACCTCCAACGGCATCGTCATCCTCGTCGTGGAGGACGAAGACGCCGTGCGCCGCTTCGTGAGCGACGTCCTGCGACTCAATGGCTACGAAGTGGTGTCGGCCGAAAACGGCAGGCTGGCGTTGGACGCGCTGGCCAGCGGCGTGAACCCCGACCTGGTGCTGACCGACGTGGTGATGCCCGAATTGGGCGGCCGCGAGCTCGCCGAGCACCTGGTCGCGGAAAGGCCCAGCCTGCGGGTGCTGTTCATGTCGGGGTACGCTGAATCGGAAGTGGCCCATCAGGGGGCGCTGGCGCCGGGGACGGAACTGCTGGAGAAACCCTTTGGGTCGGACGCCCTGCTCGACGCCGTCCGGACCGGCCTGTCCCGACCCGAATCGGGCGCGGCCTAG
- a CDS encoding ATPase domain-containing protein produces the protein MAQPTIEPKTVSIGVRPFDERVGGLISGRYYVLSGAPGSGKTSTALHFMGTGLEAHETCAILTQDDPADLFAQAEYLGYDFQEAAGAERLAFYRYRLDFQRHYSRVADPAMVYEELKSLLWDQIPHRFVIDSVLPLLEGGMAAEEAVDAFAQFLDEIPCTTFITVPGDLSETYYRRIYNRISAGAAGIFHFENLAGSARQMTVRKLRQRLGSTESVRFSIRPGAGIVEELSLRSHDELPEESRRRVVLLSHGAEFPSEWLPPLRDAYQLDAFDSVARAFGDLASANYGALLVALDPMRPEPALSLTQELRRAGNGAPILFVSSTRGLRGQTRAEGLRAGGDDFLEDTLSPSELLARIDNARARGHRRIAEGAVASAPPGSQPTDGNGEAVPLAAGDFRGLLREHVERARHAYFALVELGPADLSTAEAGRLLLERLRVRDGDLVAVMEDGRVALYLHDIHRKHVRSLLTRLVSAEPGLADLDHTSMFSYPADREGVLAWLENGATGRPAIAGA, from the coding sequence GTGGCGCAACCAACGATAGAACCCAAGACCGTCTCGATAGGGGTACGCCCCTTCGATGAACGCGTCGGCGGGCTGATCTCGGGCCGTTACTACGTCCTGAGCGGCGCGCCGGGCTCGGGCAAGACCTCCACGGCCCTCCACTTCATGGGGACGGGCCTGGAGGCGCACGAGACGTGCGCCATTCTCACGCAGGACGACCCCGCGGATCTGTTCGCGCAGGCGGAGTATCTGGGCTACGACTTCCAGGAGGCCGCCGGCGCCGAGCGCCTCGCCTTCTATCGCTACCGGCTCGATTTCCAGCGCCACTACAGCCGGGTGGCTGATCCCGCGATGGTGTACGAGGAGCTCAAGTCGCTGCTCTGGGATCAGATTCCGCACCGCTTCGTGATCGACTCGGTCCTGCCGCTGTTGGAGGGCGGCATGGCGGCCGAGGAGGCCGTGGACGCCTTCGCCCAGTTCCTGGACGAGATCCCGTGCACGACGTTCATCACCGTGCCGGGCGACCTGAGCGAGACCTACTACCGGCGCATCTACAATCGCATCAGCGCCGGCGCGGCGGGGATTTTCCATTTCGAGAACCTGGCCGGCTCCGCGCGTCAGATGACCGTGCGCAAGTTGCGTCAGCGGTTGGGTTCGACGGAGTCCGTGCGGTTCAGCATCCGGCCTGGCGCGGGCATAGTGGAGGAGCTGTCGCTGCGCTCGCACGACGAGTTGCCCGAGGAATCGCGGCGCCGGGTGGTGCTCCTGAGCCACGGCGCGGAGTTCCCGTCGGAATGGCTGCCGCCGCTGCGCGACGCCTACCAACTGGACGCGTTCGATTCGGTCGCGCGCGCCTTCGGTGACCTGGCTTCGGCCAACTACGGAGCCCTCCTGGTGGCGCTCGATCCCATGCGGCCGGAGCCGGCGCTCAGCCTGACGCAGGAGCTTCGGCGCGCGGGCAACGGCGCGCCCATCCTGTTCGTGTCTTCGACCCGGGGGCTGCGCGGGCAGACGCGCGCCGAGGGTCTGCGCGCGGGCGGGGACGACTTCCTGGAGGACACGCTGAGCCCGTCCGAGCTGCTCGCGCGCATCGACAACGCGCGCGCGCGTGGCCACCGGCGCATCGCCGAAGGCGCGGTGGCATCCGCGCCGCCGGGATCGCAGCCGACGGACGGCAACGGCGAGGCAGTTCCGCTCGCCGCGGGCGACTTCCGAGGCCTCCTGCGCGAGCACGTGGAGCGTGCGCGCCACGCCTACTTCGCGCTGGTCGAGCTGGGCCCGGCCGATCTTTCGACGGCGGAGGCCGGCCGGCTTCTGCTGGAGCGGCTGCGCGTGCGCGACGGCGATCTGGTGGCGGTGATGGAGGACGGCAGGGTGGCGCTCTACCTGCACGACATCCATCGCAAGCACGTGCGCTCGCTCCTTACGCGCCTGGTTTCGGCCGAGCCCGGGCTGGCCGATCTGGACCACACCTCCATGTTTTCCTATCCGGCCGACCGCGAGGGCGTTCTGGCGTGGTTGGAGAACGGCGCTACCGGGCGCCCCGCGATCGCGGGGGCCTGA
- a CDS encoding glycosyltransferase — protein sequence MRRPRYTLLFVSGILLVVGLAGVLSVLIWSFFAPPDIQNVLVRATVVTLILFLGILVLRYIVLLWLGYLQHVEQAIGPEEERKATPAMLPPVSVLIPAFNEGRVIQDAIRSVLRLDYPRLEVLVIDDGSTDDTAARASALEGRHGKATVRVVSKANAGKAAALNTGIALARFPFVCCIDGDSTLAPGSLRAAMRHFRDPRVAAVAGNVKVENRRNLWSRLQALEYIEGLNMPRRAQGFLRAVNIIPGPIGVFRRDVLRQVGGYDSDTFAEDADLTLKILTNGYRIEYAPDAIAYTEAPENLMGLLRQRYRWTRGILQAMGKRRSALLNPRTDPAVWLSVAMMLFEAVIWPFMNVVGNLFFVGIFLAFDAGAYVVSWWLLLTLLDVAAALHTVAIEGEDLSLVPLAVIYRFFFILFIDVAKLLASVEEALKLEMTWGKLERVGRPV from the coding sequence ATGAGGCGCCCCCGTTACACGCTGCTGTTCGTGTCAGGCATCCTGCTCGTCGTCGGGCTGGCGGGCGTATTGTCGGTGCTCATCTGGTCATTCTTCGCCCCGCCCGATATCCAGAACGTGCTGGTCCGCGCCACCGTGGTGACGCTGATCCTCTTCCTGGGCATCCTGGTGCTGCGCTACATCGTGCTCCTCTGGCTGGGCTACCTGCAGCACGTCGAGCAGGCGATCGGCCCGGAGGAAGAGCGCAAGGCGACACCGGCGATGCTGCCGCCGGTATCGGTGCTGATCCCGGCGTTCAACGAGGGCCGCGTGATCCAGGACGCCATCCGCTCCGTGCTGCGGCTGGACTACCCGCGGCTGGAGGTGCTGGTCATCGACGACGGCAGCACAGACGACACGGCGGCCCGGGCGTCAGCACTGGAGGGCCGGCACGGCAAGGCGACAGTGCGGGTCGTGAGCAAGGCCAACGCGGGCAAGGCTGCGGCGCTGAACACGGGCATCGCGCTGGCGCGGTTCCCGTTCGTCTGCTGCATAGACGGCGACTCGACTCTGGCCCCGGGTTCTCTGCGCGCGGCCATGCGGCACTTTCGAGACCCACGCGTGGCGGCGGTGGCGGGCAACGTAAAGGTGGAGAATCGGCGCAACCTGTGGAGCCGGCTGCAGGCGCTCGAGTACATCGAGGGGCTGAACATGCCGCGCCGCGCCCAGGGGTTCCTGCGCGCGGTCAACATCATTCCGGGCCCCATAGGCGTGTTCCGCCGCGACGTCCTGCGGCAGGTCGGCGGCTACGACAGCGACACCTTCGCCGAGGACGCGGATCTCACGCTGAAGATCCTCACGAACGGCTACCGCATCGAATACGCGCCCGACGCCATCGCCTACACCGAGGCGCCGGAGAACCTCATGGGCCTGCTTCGCCAGCGCTATCGCTGGACGCGTGGAATTCTGCAGGCGATGGGCAAGCGCCGCTCAGCTCTGCTCAACCCGAGGACCGACCCGGCGGTGTGGCTGTCGGTGGCCATGATGCTGTTCGAGGCGGTCATCTGGCCGTTCATGAACGTGGTCGGCAATCTGTTCTTCGTCGGCATCTTCCTGGCGTTCGACGCCGGCGCATACGTGGTGAGCTGGTGGTTGCTGCTGACGCTGTTGGACGTCGCCGCGGCGCTTCACACAGTGGCGATCGAGGGCGAGGACCTGTCCCTCGTGCCGCTCGCGGTCATCTACCGCTTCTTCTTCATCCTGTTCATCGACGTCGCCAAGCTGCTCGCCTCCGTAGAGGAGGCGCTGAAGCTCGAGATGACGTGGGGCAAGCTCGAACGAGTGGGAAGGCCCGTATGA